The following nucleotide sequence is from Streptomyces xiamenensis.
CGCGCCGTGTCCTCCGGACACATGACGCGCCGTCACTGCGTGACGGAATGTTGTATCGCCACTCCGTGGCTCATGGCTGGCTAGGAGAAGAGGCGGGGCCGGTACAACTCTTGCGGCTTGGTTGGGGGTTGCAAGTCTTCGTGTCCGGGTTCTGCGATCGGCATCACTATGGGGCTTTGACCTGGTGTTTTATGGTGTGTTCGGGGTTTGGCTGCTTCGTCCGGTGTCGATCTCCGGGGCCTGGGCTGGGTGCCCTCCGGGCCCCCGCCCTGTTGTGTACCGGACTTCAGTATGTCACGATCCCCACTTCGTTACAAGTAGTCGGCTGGGGATCTGTGACGCTAGGTAGGTTACAACTCTCGTCGATTACGGTCTATACCACTTGTAGCCGTGGGAAGTCCCGGGTTCTGTAACCCGGCTGAACGGCAGTCAACTTGTACCGGTACATCCCGGCCCCGGGGGGCTTGTTGGGTGCGAGCGAGAGAACCGGGCGCCGTGGATGGGGCCCGCAGCCGCTCGTGGAGGTCCCAGCGGGCTCACGCTCATGGCGAGCGACACCGGCCACGTCCTGGTCGAGCATGGCAAGACGCCCGCAGGAGGCGGCACGCAGGCAGTCAGCCGGCGCCTGGCCAAGGCTGCGGCCCCTCTTGACCAAGATGAAGGGCACGGTGCGACACGCGAGTTCGAGCCCGAGCTCGGCGGCCAGGATGGCGACAGCCCAAGAACATGCACACCAGCAGCCGACATAAGAGGGGTGGGCGGCTGTCGGCGCGGCCGGGCGGACCGTGCCAGCCGTGCCGGCCGGGGCGGCCAGGGCGGCCAGGGCCGGGCAGTCACCGCGGTGAACACCCAGACGCTCGACATCGCCGTGCTCCACGCACGGCAGCGGGGCGTACGTCCCGGCCGGCACCCGGGGACAGCACCCGGGGCCGGATTCAGGCCCACACGCCGGCCCTCAGCGCCCCTCCCAGCGCCCCAGCGCAGGGCGCGCGCCCGCCAGTCGAGACGGACAGCGGGCCGGGGGCGTAGTTGGTCGATGCCGGTCAGGTCGTTGGTGCCGAGCGGGGTGATGCGAGGACCGTGCGGTGGGGCATGGCCGGGGGCAGGGCGGAGTGCGACAGCGGCCAAGGACGCCGGCGTCACCCGTGCGGGCGACATCCGCATGTCGCTTGTGCTGTCCGTGCCGGGCAAGCCGGTAGAACAATGAACAGTGAGGTTTCGTGTGCCTGCGGACCTGGGGCAGCGGGAAAACAGCGGCGGATGGCGGCCGATGCCGTCGGTTGCCGTGGTCGAACCGGCGGTGTGCTCGGTGCCGCCCTCACGGCCATCGGTCGGGCAGGCACCTCGGCACATGGTGGTGCGAGGCGGCCTGCGTACACTCCGTGTCCGTGGAGGACATCGAGTACCGTCGGCCGGACCGTCGGCTGTGGCTGGCCACGGGCGCGTTCTGCTCCCTCTTCACGGTGCTGGGGCAACTGGCGGCCTGGGGCCACCCCGACTGGCCGCCCTTGGGGGCGATCATCCTCTCGGTGCTCTTCGCGGCCTGCACCATCTACCCGGCGCTCATCTCTTTCGACCTGGCGTTGACCCGGACCGTGCTCGAAGCCGGCGGCCTCCGGATCCAGCGGCCTCTTCGGCAGCAATTCCACCCCTGGACAGACATCGTGGCCATCACCGTCGTGGGATCCGAACACTATGAGGTCCAGCTCGAGCTGACCGACAACTCGCTGCTCCGCCTGCCGGCACCACTGGCATCAGGGGCAAGCATAGAC
It contains:
- a CDS encoding PH domain-containing protein, which gives rise to MEDIEYRRPDRRLWLATGAFCSLFTVLGQLAAWGHPDWPPLGAIILSVLFAACTIYPALISFDLALTRTVLEAGGLRIQRPLRQQFHPWTDIVAITVVGSEHYEVQLELTDNSLLRLPAPLASGASIDPQFRHSVSEMRRRRQAAATDTRR